One Nocardioidaceae bacterium SCSIO 66511 genomic window carries:
- a CDS encoding PfkB family carbohydrate kinase, producing MTEPDAAVAPEPSESDAEPFDVFVAGTVFLDIIFTGLRSAPVGGQEIMSSGMGSSPGGAANLAVAASRLGLRTALTAAFGADHYGDFCWTTLSECEGVDLSRAERFDDWHSPVTVSLAYDDDRAMVTHAHEPPVSPDDIVGAPPRTRACFADMGDKRPQWVDSVIADGSLVFADLGWDESGVWDRNSLRERLEGCHAFVPNADEAMSFTGTDTPGAALEVLRDWVPLAVVTAGSGGAFAADATTGETAWVPGLSVPALDPTGAGDVFLASLMHGTLAGWSLTQRLRFANLGAALSVRDFGGALASPGWGDVCDWWTEAKEQPRLARDYGFLEDVLATVEHRVFERAVPTVGFHYSTEEHGRHGPRPTGVTQRGTDAS from the coding sequence GTGACCGAACCCGACGCCGCTGTGGCGCCTGAGCCCTCAGAGTCCGACGCCGAGCCGTTCGACGTGTTCGTCGCGGGCACCGTCTTCCTGGACATCATCTTCACCGGTTTGCGTTCGGCGCCGGTGGGCGGTCAAGAGATCATGTCGAGCGGTATGGGCTCGAGCCCCGGAGGCGCCGCCAATCTCGCTGTCGCTGCGTCGCGACTCGGCCTTCGTACGGCTCTGACGGCTGCGTTCGGCGCCGACCACTACGGCGACTTCTGCTGGACGACCCTTTCCGAGTGCGAAGGCGTCGATCTGAGCCGCGCCGAGAGGTTCGACGACTGGCACTCACCGGTCACCGTCTCCCTCGCCTACGACGACGACCGCGCGATGGTCACGCACGCACATGAGCCGCCCGTCTCGCCCGACGACATCGTCGGCGCACCGCCGCGTACGCGAGCGTGCTTCGCGGATATGGGCGACAAGCGCCCGCAGTGGGTCGACAGCGTGATCGCCGACGGCAGCCTGGTCTTCGCCGACCTCGGCTGGGACGAAAGCGGCGTCTGGGACAGAAACTCCCTGCGCGAACGCCTCGAGGGCTGTCACGCGTTCGTACCCAATGCCGACGAGGCGATGTCGTTCACCGGTACCGACACTCCCGGTGCCGCGCTCGAGGTGCTGCGCGACTGGGTTCCACTCGCGGTGGTGACCGCCGGGAGCGGCGGTGCGTTCGCCGCGGACGCCACGACCGGCGAGACCGCATGGGTGCCGGGCCTCTCGGTGCCGGCGCTCGACCCGACCGGAGCGGGCGACGTCTTCCTCGCCTCGCTCATGCACGGAACCCTTGCCGGCTGGTCGCTGACGCAGCGGCTGCGGTTCGCCAACCTCGGCGCGGCGCTGTCCGTACGTGACTTCGGCGGAGCACTCGCATCGCCCGGCTGGGGCGACGTCTGCGACTGGTGGACCGAGGCGAAGGAACAGCCCCGTCTCGCTCGAGACTACGGTTTCCTCGAGGATGTACTCGCAACCGTCGAGCACCGGGTGTTCGAACGCGCCGTACCGACCGTCGGGTTCCACTACAGCACCGAGGAACACGGCCGCCACGGCCCGCGGCCGACGGGAGTCACGCAGCGGGGAACCGACGCGTCGTAG
- a CDS encoding DeoR/GlpR family DNA-binding transcription regulator yields MLAQQRYERILERLRTDGPVEVGSLAHQLHVSEATIRRDLRTLEDRQLVNRLHGGASLPTAQEPPFAHVATSHVSDKDAVAQEAAGLVEDGDVVLLDIGTTTLRLASALRGRSVTIITSSLAVYEELANDTSVELILLGGVVRRNYRSMVGFLTEQALRQVRAGTLFLGTSGVRPDGTVLDTTVVEVPVKQAMIAAAERVVLLADGSKFPGGGLARVCGTAEVHDLVTTQDADPATLTTFNDAGSAVHLTS; encoded by the coding sequence ATGCTGGCGCAACAGCGATACGAGCGCATCCTCGAACGGCTCCGTACCGACGGGCCTGTCGAGGTCGGCTCCCTCGCACATCAGCTCCACGTGAGCGAAGCGACCATCCGCCGCGACCTGCGTACGCTCGAGGACCGCCAGCTCGTGAACAGGCTGCACGGCGGAGCTTCGCTACCGACGGCACAGGAACCGCCGTTCGCCCACGTCGCGACCAGCCATGTGTCCGATAAGGACGCCGTGGCCCAAGAGGCCGCCGGGCTCGTCGAAGACGGCGACGTCGTACTCCTCGACATCGGCACGACCACCCTGCGCCTCGCGTCCGCACTGCGCGGGCGTTCGGTCACCATCATCACGTCGAGCCTCGCCGTGTACGAAGAGCTCGCGAACGACACGTCGGTCGAGCTGATCCTGCTCGGCGGCGTCGTACGCCGCAACTACCGTTCGATGGTCGGGTTCCTGACCGAGCAGGCGCTGCGCCAGGTACGCGCCGGCACGCTTTTCCTCGGCACCAGCGGCGTGCGCCCGGACGGCACCGTCCTCGACACGACGGTCGTCGAGGTGCCGGTCAAACAAGCCATGATCGCCGCGGCCGAGCGCGTCGTACTGCTCGCCGACGGAAGCAAGTTTCCCGGCGGAGGGCTCGCCCGGGTGTGCGGCACAGCCGAGGTCCACGACCTCGTGACCACCCAAGACGCCGACCCCGCGACGCTCACCACCTTCAACGACGCCGGCAGCGCCGTCCACCTCACATCCTGA
- a CDS encoding 6-phospho-beta-glucosidase, giving the protein MKLTVLGGGGFRVPLVYRALLGDDSAVTDLVLYDVDRARLEAIAAVLEQVRVDDGRPGPRISLSTDLAEAVDGADFVFSAIRVGGLVGRVCDERISLANGVLGQETTGAGGVCYGLRTVPVALEIADTVAKHAPGAYVINFTNPAGMVTEAMSRVLGDRVIGICDSPVGLFKRVARALDIGYADATFEYAGLNHLGWLRRVIVNGEDRLPALLADRDRLLGIEEGRLFGPEWLETLGAVPNEYLWYWYYNADAIAAIEAAGQTRGEYLVAQQAGFYTETAEGNPYDAWDRTRRAREESYMADSRDSSGAGERDEEDLDGGGYDKVALDLMHAIALNQPTRLVLNVANSGTLAGLDSEAVVEVPCIVDSSGPRPLPAEPLAAYQQGTVTSVKDVERTTIEAAASGSMRLAVRALALHPLVDSVTRARSILEAQVEQVPALARVLRG; this is encoded by the coding sequence ATGAAGCTGACCGTGCTCGGTGGCGGAGGATTCCGCGTACCACTCGTGTACCGCGCGTTGCTCGGCGACGACAGCGCCGTCACCGATCTCGTGTTGTACGACGTCGACCGTGCCCGGCTGGAAGCGATCGCCGCCGTGCTCGAGCAGGTTCGCGTCGACGACGGTCGCCCGGGTCCACGGATCAGCTTGTCCACCGACCTTGCCGAAGCCGTCGACGGCGCCGACTTCGTCTTCTCCGCCATCCGAGTCGGGGGGCTCGTCGGACGCGTGTGCGACGAGCGGATCTCGCTGGCGAACGGCGTTCTCGGGCAGGAGACCACCGGTGCCGGCGGAGTCTGTTACGGACTCCGCACGGTGCCGGTGGCTCTCGAGATCGCCGACACCGTCGCGAAGCACGCACCCGGCGCGTACGTCATCAACTTCACGAACCCCGCCGGCATGGTCACCGAGGCCATGTCGCGCGTACTCGGCGACCGGGTGATCGGCATCTGTGACTCGCCGGTCGGGCTGTTCAAGCGGGTGGCACGTGCGCTCGATATCGGCTACGCGGATGCGACGTTCGAGTACGCCGGCCTGAACCATCTCGGCTGGCTACGTCGCGTCATCGTCAACGGCGAAGACCGGCTTCCTGCACTGCTCGCCGACCGCGACCGACTGCTCGGCATCGAAGAAGGCCGGCTGTTCGGCCCGGAGTGGTTGGAGACGCTCGGTGCCGTACCCAACGAGTACCTCTGGTACTGGTACTACAACGCCGACGCGATCGCCGCGATCGAGGCCGCGGGCCAGACCCGCGGCGAGTACCTCGTCGCACAGCAGGCAGGGTTCTACACCGAGACCGCGGAGGGCAATCCGTACGACGCGTGGGACCGCACCCGCCGTGCGCGCGAGGAGTCGTACATGGCCGACAGCCGCGACTCGTCCGGTGCCGGCGAGCGCGACGAGGAAGACCTCGACGGCGGCGGGTACGACAAGGTAGCGCTCGACCTGATGCATGCCATCGCTCTCAACCAGCCCACGCGGCTGGTGCTCAACGTGGCGAACTCCGGCACCCTCGCGGGGCTCGACTCCGAGGCCGTCGTCGAGGTGCCGTGCATCGTCGACTCCTCCGGCCCGCGCCCGCTGCCGGCCGAGCCGCTCGCCGCGTACCAACAGGGTACGGTCACCTCGGTCAAGGACGTCGAACGTACGACCATCGAGGCCGCCGCGTCGGGTTCGATGCGACTCGCGGTACGCGCGCTCGCTTTGCATCCGCTGGTCGACTCGGTGACACGAGCACGTTCGATCCTCGAGGCACAGGTCGAGCAGGTGCCGGCGCTCGCACGCGTTCTCCGCGGCTGA
- a CDS encoding nitronate monooxygenase, with protein MTRQFGLAVPVISAPMAGPGDGALAAAVSAAGGLGMVGVGGARDSAWIAEQGRLAGADGRPFGFGLMAWALQDNPDQLEAVAAAEPALVSVSFGAFEPHVSRLANAGITVAVQAGNLADARRAEDAGADLVVARGAEGGGHGRDAVGTLPLLQYVLEEIDTPVAVAGGIAGPRGLAAVLAAGAVGGWVGTAFLGCREAANTPAARRMLLETDDTDTAYGRVFDVAQRHAWPPEFGGRALRNAYFDRWADRLEELAVDDDAARRLQSARAAEDYDTAYLYAGQGVGMLTEERSVADVIADFAKAEELLRGW; from the coding sequence TTGACGCGACAGTTCGGTCTCGCGGTACCTGTGATCTCGGCGCCGATGGCAGGGCCGGGCGACGGCGCGTTGGCCGCTGCAGTTTCGGCTGCCGGCGGGCTCGGCATGGTCGGAGTCGGAGGCGCTCGCGACAGCGCGTGGATCGCAGAGCAGGGTCGACTCGCCGGTGCGGACGGACGTCCGTTCGGCTTCGGCCTGATGGCCTGGGCACTTCAGGACAACCCCGACCAACTGGAGGCGGTCGCTGCTGCCGAGCCTGCGCTCGTGTCGGTGAGCTTCGGAGCTTTCGAACCCCACGTTTCTCGACTCGCGAATGCCGGCATCACCGTCGCCGTACAGGCAGGCAACCTGGCGGACGCGCGACGGGCTGAGGATGCCGGAGCCGACCTCGTCGTTGCCCGGGGAGCAGAAGGCGGCGGTCACGGCCGCGATGCCGTCGGAACGCTGCCACTCCTGCAGTACGTGCTGGAGGAGATCGACACTCCGGTTGCCGTCGCGGGCGGAATCGCCGGGCCGAGGGGTCTCGCTGCAGTGCTCGCTGCAGGTGCGGTTGGTGGATGGGTCGGCACTGCGTTCCTCGGCTGCCGCGAGGCGGCCAACACACCTGCGGCGCGCCGGATGCTGCTGGAGACCGATGACACCGACACCGCGTACGGGCGGGTGTTCGATGTTGCGCAGCGGCACGCGTGGCCACCCGAGTTCGGCGGTAGGGCGTTACGCAACGCGTACTTCGACCGGTGGGCCGATCGGCTGGAAGAGCTCGCCGTCGACGACGATGCGGCCCGTCGGCTGCAGTCGGCGCGGGCGGCAGAGGACTACGACACTGCGTACCTCTATGCAGGTCAAGGCGTCGGCATGCTGACCGAGGAGCGTTCGGTCGCCGACGTCATCGCGGACTTCGCCAAGGCCGAGGAACTCCTACGAGGCTGGTGA
- a CDS encoding XdhC family protein: MRDVLSELVAAWREGGTVGMGTVVDTFRSAPRPAGASMLVLPDGRAVGSVSGGCVEGAVYELSQEVVEKAEPVLQRYGVSDDDAFEVGLTCGGILDVFVEPVSQQTFPELGGIADDIEADRPVAIVTVVDHPDSDWIGRRLIVRPDAVEGTLGLERADHAVSDDVRGLLAAGKSAMITYGPEGQRRGEGMRVFAASFAPKPRMLVFGAIDFAAAVARQGSFLGYHVTVCDARPVFATSRRFAHADDVIVDWPHRYLKKQIEEDAVDERTVIAVLTHDPKFDVPLLEVALRMEDSHRPAFIGAMGSRRTHDDRLARLREAGLTDEELSRLSSPVGLDLGARTPEETAVSIAAEIIATRWGGGGERLSELAGRIHHD, encoded by the coding sequence GTGCGTGACGTACTTTCAGAGCTGGTGGCCGCCTGGCGAGAGGGCGGCACCGTCGGCATGGGCACGGTCGTCGACACTTTCCGCTCGGCGCCTCGTCCGGCCGGCGCGTCGATGCTGGTGCTTCCCGATGGTCGTGCGGTGGGTTCGGTTTCCGGCGGTTGCGTCGAGGGCGCGGTGTACGAGCTGTCGCAGGAGGTCGTGGAGAAGGCAGAGCCCGTGCTGCAGCGTTACGGCGTGAGCGACGACGATGCCTTCGAGGTCGGGCTCACCTGTGGTGGCATCCTCGACGTATTCGTCGAACCCGTGTCCCAACAGACCTTTCCCGAGCTCGGCGGCATCGCCGACGACATCGAGGCCGACCGCCCGGTTGCCATCGTGACGGTCGTCGACCATCCCGACTCGGACTGGATCGGCAGGCGCCTGATCGTCCGGCCCGATGCGGTCGAGGGCACCCTCGGGCTCGAACGCGCCGACCATGCGGTCTCCGACGACGTACGCGGCCTGCTGGCCGCCGGTAAGAGCGCGATGATCACGTACGGCCCGGAGGGGCAGCGCCGTGGCGAGGGTATGCGCGTGTTTGCGGCATCGTTCGCGCCGAAGCCGCGGATGCTCGTGTTCGGCGCCATCGACTTCGCGGCCGCGGTTGCCAGACAGGGTTCGTTCCTGGGCTACCACGTCACGGTGTGCGACGCGCGACCCGTGTTCGCGACGTCGCGGCGATTCGCACACGCCGACGACGTGATCGTCGACTGGCCGCACCGCTACCTCAAGAAGCAGATCGAGGAAGACGCCGTCGACGAGCGTACGGTCATCGCGGTGCTGACCCACGACCCGAAGTTCGACGTACCCCTGCTCGAGGTCGCGTTGCGCATGGAGGACTCGCACCGCCCCGCGTTCATCGGTGCGATGGGGTCAAGGCGCACCCACGACGACCGGCTCGCCCGCCTCCGCGAGGCGGGTCTGACCGACGAGGAGCTGTCGCGGTTGTCGAGCCCCGTCGGCCTCGACCTCGGTGCGCGTACGCCGGAAGAGACCGCGGTATCGATCGCCGCCGAGATCATCGCTACCCGGTGGGGCGGAGGCGGGGAGCGGCTCAGCGAACTCGCCGGCCGAATCCATCACGACTGA
- a CDS encoding VWA domain-containing protein, with the protein MNDADEILAGFAGAVVAAGVAVTADRTQTFLDAVSKVGADDRTAVYWAGRATLCASPDDHAAYDATFESWFSAEPLTLRDKRRTETRSVPQADLSSGGSADDGDSHNLSVLASADEVLRNRDVAELPPAERVLLNRMFARLQPHSPTRRSPRRRHTRRGEVDPARTVRDQLRRAGEPGPLRYRRRRVRSRRTVWLIDVSGSMEPYADSLLRLAHRVVCSAPRTTEVFTLGTRLTRVTTALRLRDPEQALTTAGQSVPDWSGGTRLGEVLRAFVDRWGQRGMARNAVVVVCSDGWERGDPVMLGEQVERLSRLAYRLIWANPHRGKVGYEPVQGGIAAVLPHVDALVAGHSMRTFAELLAEIGEPRGESVAGLKRA; encoded by the coding sequence GTGAACGACGCCGACGAGATCCTGGCCGGTTTCGCCGGCGCAGTTGTTGCCGCCGGTGTCGCGGTGACGGCCGACCGTACGCAGACCTTCCTCGACGCCGTCTCGAAGGTCGGCGCCGACGACCGTACGGCTGTCTACTGGGCGGGTCGGGCCACGTTGTGCGCGTCGCCCGACGATCATGCCGCCTACGATGCGACGTTCGAGTCGTGGTTCAGCGCCGAGCCGCTGACGCTGCGCGACAAGCGACGTACCGAAACGCGTTCGGTACCGCAGGCGGATCTCTCTTCCGGTGGTTCCGCCGATGACGGCGACTCCCATAACCTTTCGGTGCTGGCCAGCGCCGACGAGGTACTGCGTAACCGTGACGTCGCCGAGCTGCCGCCGGCCGAGCGGGTGCTGCTGAACCGCATGTTCGCGCGCCTCCAACCCCATTCGCCCACCCGCCGCAGTCCGCGCCGTCGCCATACCCGGCGTGGCGAGGTCGACCCGGCGCGCACGGTGCGCGATCAGCTCCGGAGAGCCGGGGAGCCGGGTCCGCTGCGCTACCGGCGGCGACGCGTACGCTCGCGACGTACGGTCTGGCTGATCGACGTGTCCGGTTCGATGGAGCCGTACGCAGATAGCCTGCTCCGCCTCGCTCATCGGGTCGTCTGCTCGGCGCCGCGTACGACAGAGGTGTTCACGCTCGGCACCCGGCTCACCAGGGTGACGACGGCACTGCGTCTGCGCGACCCGGAGCAGGCGTTGACGACCGCCGGGCAATCGGTGCCCGACTGGTCCGGAGGTACCCGACTCGGCGAGGTGCTGCGCGCGTTCGTCGACAGGTGGGGCCAGCGGGGCATGGCGCGCAACGCAGTGGTGGTCGTGTGTAGCGACGGCTGGGAGCGCGGTGACCCGGTCATGCTCGGCGAGCAGGTCGAACGCCTGTCTCGCCTCGCGTACCGGTTGATCTGGGCGAATCCCCACCGAGGCAAGGTCGGGTACGAACCCGTGCAGGGCGGAATCGCCGCCGTGCTACCGCATGTCGACGCCCTGGTCGCGGGGCACTCCATGCGTACCTTCGCCGAGCTCCTCGCTGAGATCGGTGAACCCCGTGGCGAGTCCGTGGCAGGCTTGAAGCGTGCGTGA
- a CDS encoding MoxR family ATPase, whose protein sequence is MSDHVPASPGSLAERLRSVDYLADEGLATVSYLALAMQRPILLEGEPGTGKTALAEALSESLALPLVRLQCYEGIDATQALYDWDFTRQILHLRTLEATSRGDLDAEAVEQSLFDDRFLLARPILRALRESPAILLIDEIDRADDEFEAFLLEVLSTNQVTIPELGTVRAAEPPIVVLTSNRTRELHDALKRRCLYHWIDHPGLAREIEIVRARIPDVPKLLAEQVATAVQQLRATEEMLKPPGVAETLDWARALRQLGREELDLETAAATIGTVCKYREDLDRVRESLDRLLRT, encoded by the coding sequence GTGTCGGATCATGTACCCGCTTCCCCCGGTTCGCTCGCCGAGCGGCTGCGTTCGGTGGACTACCTCGCCGACGAAGGTCTCGCGACGGTCAGCTACCTCGCCCTCGCCATGCAGCGTCCGATCCTGCTCGAGGGAGAGCCGGGCACCGGCAAGACCGCTCTCGCCGAGGCGCTCTCCGAGTCGCTCGCGCTGCCGCTCGTACGCCTGCAGTGTTATGAGGGAATCGATGCGACCCAGGCGTTGTACGACTGGGACTTCACCCGCCAGATCCTGCATCTGCGCACGCTCGAGGCGACGTCTCGCGGTGACCTCGATGCCGAGGCGGTCGAGCAGTCGCTGTTCGACGACCGGTTCCTGCTCGCTCGCCCGATCCTGCGTGCCCTTCGGGAGAGTCCGGCGATCCTGCTGATCGACGAGATCGACCGAGCCGACGACGAGTTCGAAGCGTTCCTGTTGGAGGTGCTGTCGACGAACCAGGTCACCATCCCCGAGCTCGGCACCGTACGCGCGGCCGAGCCGCCGATCGTCGTACTCACCTCCAACCGCACCCGCGAGCTCCACGACGCGTTGAAGCGCCGCTGCCTCTACCACTGGATCGACCATCCTGGGCTCGCCCGCGAGATCGAGATCGTGCGCGCTCGCATCCCCGACGTACCGAAGCTGCTCGCCGAGCAGGTCGCGACCGCCGTCCAGCAGCTTCGCGCCACCGAGGAGATGCTCAAACCCCCCGGTGTCGCCGAGACTCTCGACTGGGCACGGGCGCTGCGCCAGCTCGGTCGCGAGGAGCTCGACCTGGAGACGGCGGCGGCGACGATCGGCACCGTGTGCAAGTACCGCGAAGACCTCGACCGCGTACGCGAGTCTCTGGATCGGTTACTGCGCACATGA
- a CDS encoding adenylyltransferase/cytidyltransferase family protein has protein sequence MADRTVITFGTYDVFHVGHVRLLERARALGDRLVVGVSSDALNISKKGRPPVYAQDERMEIVASLRAVDEVFVEESLELKREYIIEHKADILTMGDDWKGRFDEMSDLCEVVYFPRTPSVSTTALIEHISNR, from the coding sequence GTGGCCGACCGTACGGTCATCACCTTTGGCACCTACGACGTGTTCCACGTCGGCCACGTACGGCTGCTCGAACGCGCCCGCGCCCTCGGCGACCGACTTGTCGTCGGTGTGTCGTCCGACGCGCTGAACATCAGCAAGAAGGGCCGCCCGCCGGTCTACGCCCAGGACGAGCGGATGGAGATCGTCGCTAGCCTTCGCGCCGTCGACGAGGTGTTCGTCGAGGAGAGCCTCGAGCTCAAACGCGAGTACATCATCGAGCACAAGGCCGACATCCTGACGATGGGCGACGACTGGAAGGGCCGCTTCGACGAGATGTCCGACCTGTGCGAGGTCGTGTACTTCCCGCGTACGCCCTCGGTGTCGACGACGGCGTTGATCGAGCACATCTCCAACCGCTGA
- a CDS encoding NTP transferase domain-containing protein, which yields MSVAGLLLAAGAGTRMGGPKALVEGADGVAWAVSSARVLRDGGCDEVVVVVGAAAQRVRKLLEDEPVRTVLASAWSDGMGASLRVGLSALATNSRADAAVIHLVDLPDVGADVIERMVAVATPDALARAAYDDRRPGHPVVIGRDHWPGAIAAAVGDRGARDYLASREVATVDCSDLASGIDIDSR from the coding sequence ATGAGCGTTGCCGGACTCTTGCTCGCCGCCGGGGCGGGTACCCGGATGGGCGGACCGAAGGCACTCGTCGAGGGCGCCGACGGTGTTGCGTGGGCGGTGTCGTCCGCGCGCGTACTGCGTGACGGCGGATGCGACGAGGTGGTCGTTGTCGTCGGAGCCGCGGCTCAGCGCGTACGAAAACTGCTGGAGGACGAGCCCGTACGTACCGTGCTCGCATCGGCGTGGTCCGACGGAATGGGCGCGTCGTTGCGGGTCGGGCTGAGCGCACTGGCTACCAACTCGCGCGCCGATGCGGCGGTCATCCACCTGGTCGATCTGCCCGATGTCGGCGCCGACGTCATCGAGCGGATGGTCGCGGTCGCGACACCCGACGCGCTGGCGCGGGCCGCGTACGACGACCGACGACCGGGGCATCCGGTCGTGATCGGCCGCGACCATTGGCCGGGTGCGATCGCGGCTGCCGTCGGTGACCGCGGCGCGCGCGACTACCTCGCGAGTCGCGAGGTAGCGACAGTCGACTGTTCCGACCTCGCATCCGGCATCGACATCGACTCCCGCTGA
- a CDS encoding dipeptidase: MGLEILDGHNDLPWAHRDVFGYDLDRGDVGDARPELHTDLPRLRAGGVGAQFWSVFVPSSLAGDSAVTATLEQIDFVHRMVERYDDLVLARTADDVVEAIADGRIASLLGMEGGHSINESLGTLRAMYDLGVRYLTLTHNDNVPWADSATDDPALGGLNDFGRDVVRELNRIGMLVDLSHVSAGVMRDALDVTAAPVIFSHSNVRAVCDVARNVPDDILSRLPDNGGVCMLTFVPMFTSPAAARWYEECLELTAERGLDPRRFADLDPVMDERAKTDPPPESTIDDVVAHIEHVREVAGVEHVGLGGDFDGTNFLTRGLEDVSCYPNLLARLAERGWSDDDLGLLARGNALRVLRAAERS, encoded by the coding sequence ATGGGACTCGAGATCCTCGACGGCCACAACGACCTACCGTGGGCGCACCGCGACGTGTTCGGGTACGACCTGGACCGCGGCGACGTCGGTGACGCACGGCCGGAGCTGCACACCGACCTTCCTCGGCTCCGCGCGGGTGGTGTCGGTGCTCAGTTCTGGTCGGTGTTCGTACCTTCCAGCCTTGCCGGCGACAGCGCCGTCACGGCGACCCTCGAGCAGATCGACTTCGTACATCGCATGGTCGAGCGGTACGACGACCTGGTTCTCGCGCGTACTGCTGACGACGTCGTCGAGGCGATCGCCGACGGCCGGATCGCATCGCTGCTGGGAATGGAGGGTGGCCACAGCATCAATGAGTCGCTCGGCACGCTGCGTGCGATGTACGACCTGGGCGTGCGCTATCTGACGCTCACGCACAACGACAACGTGCCGTGGGCCGACTCCGCGACCGACGATCCGGCGCTTGGCGGGCTCAACGACTTCGGCCGCGACGTGGTCCGCGAGCTGAACCGCATCGGCATGCTGGTCGACCTGTCGCATGTCAGTGCGGGTGTCATGCGAGACGCCCTCGACGTGACCGCGGCGCCGGTGATCTTCAGTCACTCGAACGTGCGCGCGGTGTGCGACGTCGCGCGCAACGTGCCCGACGACATACTCAGCCGGCTGCCCGACAACGGCGGGGTGTGCATGCTCACCTTCGTGCCAATGTTCACCAGTCCGGCCGCTGCCCGTTGGTACGAGGAGTGCCTCGAGCTCACCGCGGAGCGCGGCCTCGACCCGCGCCGGTTCGCCGACCTCGATCCGGTGATGGACGAGCGCGCGAAGACCGATCCTCCGCCCGAGTCGACGATCGACGACGTGGTCGCGCACATCGAGCACGTACGTGAGGTCGCGGGAGTTGAGCACGTCGGACTCGGAGGCGACTTCGACGGCACGAACTTCCTCACCCGCGGTCTCGAGGACGTCTCGTGCTACCCGAACCTGTTGGCCCGGCTGGCCGAACGAGGTTGGTCCGACGATGACCTCGGACTCCTCGCCCGCGGCAATGCGCTGCGCGTACTGCGGGCCGCGGAGAGATCATGA
- a CDS encoding ArgE/DapE family deacylase — MDDVEAKVLAQVDEDQIAADLAALVSIPSVDGSDAEHEVQAWSAQRLGELGLDVDHWRIDLAAVRQDPEFPGMEVEREEAWGCVGTLPGTEPDEWPALILNGHVDVVPPGDLELWPNHDPFTLRLVDGEWWGRGANDMKGGVAAIIGAVAALKRAGVHTRRSLAVHSVVGEEDGGLGTYATLLRGHTGDACVIAEPTARDIVSANAGSLTFRIVIQGQSTHGSRRTTGVSAIEKFEVVHAALRDLEHERNQDVDPLFAHLDLGWPISVGIISAGDWASTVPDRCTIEGRYGVMPGESVVDAKAAFFSRVMAACLEDPWLRDHPVELTWPGGLFAPGQLIDGHPLLEQMQRAAVDAGAPMPKPIGGPYGSDLRQYAAVGVATLQYGPGDAQYAHSVDERVAVTDVVQCARAYALMALRACA; from the coding sequence ATGGACGACGTCGAAGCCAAGGTGCTCGCGCAGGTCGACGAGGACCAGATCGCCGCTGACCTCGCGGCGCTCGTGAGCATCCCGAGCGTCGACGGCAGCGACGCCGAACATGAGGTGCAGGCGTGGAGCGCCCAGCGGCTCGGCGAGCTCGGCCTCGATGTCGACCACTGGCGCATCGATCTGGCCGCGGTGCGCCAGGATCCGGAGTTCCCGGGCATGGAGGTCGAACGCGAGGAGGCCTGGGGCTGCGTCGGTACGTTGCCGGGCACCGAGCCCGACGAGTGGCCCGCGCTGATCCTGAACGGCCACGTCGACGTCGTACCCCCCGGTGACCTCGAGCTGTGGCCCAACCACGACCCGTTCACGCTCCGCCTCGTCGACGGCGAATGGTGGGGGCGCGGAGCCAACGACATGAAGGGCGGTGTCGCCGCGATCATCGGCGCGGTCGCGGCGCTCAAGCGCGCGGGCGTACACACCCGCCGCTCCCTCGCCGTGCACTCGGTCGTCGGCGAGGAGGACGGCGGACTCGGCACCTACGCCACGCTGCTGCGCGGACACACCGGCGACGCCTGCGTCATCGCAGAACCGACCGCCCGCGACATCGTGTCTGCCAACGCCGGTTCGCTCACGTTCCGGATCGTCATCCAGGGCCAGTCGACACACGGCTCGCGGCGTACGACCGGCGTCAGCGCGATCGAGAAGTTCGAGGTCGTACACGCGGCATTGCGCGACCTCGAGCATGAGCGCAATCAGGACGTCGATCCGCTGTTCGCGCATCTCGACCTCGGCTGGCCCATCTCCGTCGGCATCATCAGCGCGGGCGACTGGGCGAGCACGGTGCCCGACCGATGCACCATCGAGGGTCGATACGGCGTGATGCCCGGGGAGTCGGTCGTCGACGCGAAGGCAGCGTTCTTCTCGAGGGTGATGGCCGCCTGCCTCGAGGACCCTTGGCTTCGTGACCATCCGGTCGAGCTGACCTGGCCGGGCGGTCTGTTCGCACCAGGCCAGCTGATCGACGGGCATCCGCTGCTCGAGCAGATGCAGCGTGCCGCGGTTGACGCCGGAGCCCCGATGCCGAAGCCGATCGGCGGCCCCTACGGATCCGATCTGCGGCAGTACGCCGCGGTCGGCGTTGCGACTCTGCAGTACGGTCCGGGCGACGCGCAGTACGCACACTCCGTCGACGAGCGAGTCGCCGTCACCGATGTCGTGCAGTGCGCTCGGGCGTACGCCCTGATGGCATTGCGAGCATGCGCATGA